In a genomic window of Panthera tigris isolate Pti1 chromosome D4, P.tigris_Pti1_mat1.1, whole genome shotgun sequence:
- the LOC122233097 gene encoding uncharacterized protein LOC122233097: MRLWSAGGRHRHGPFPSSHGGLRDCPRALRAQRPVRGEADSQGQRRTCRGSRASFLHAEGDGVLSGCLRLISTDGHLACPRSALATRGGCDACFYIEVASRQSPTPAWASTGSHTPRRGQLHPHLPGHWQLPALIPSRLRGQPCSLPDTGFQDQNDRIKIPIPTTYLVCSRTLRRLRLSVFCLEEGDAKSDFAVRRAQGRQVLCPAWPARVARDEPSAPERGPSPVPAEPGGAGPASRTARRPLKTAVESGASWGPGRQVAGEVKAWPTRWPEPTPPHLTGIHTPGTCSPCLSSGEAQPPSAPRPPS; encoded by the exons ATGCGCTTGTGGTCCGCGGGGGGGCGACACAGACACGGGCCCTTCCCCAGTTCCCACGGGGGTCTCCGAGACTGTCCCCGGGCCCTCAGGGCTCAGCGTCCAGTCAGAGGGGAAGCGGACAGCCAGGGTCAACGCCGCACATGCCGAGGGTCCCGAGCCAGCTTCCTCCACGCGGAAGGAGATGGGGTTCTTTCAGGCTGTTTGAGGCTCATCTCCACGGACGGACACCTTGCTTGTCCGCGCTCGGCTCTGGCCACGCGGGGTGGCTGCGACGCGTGCTTCTACATCGAGGTGGCTTCTCGGcagagccccacccctgcctgggcCTCCACCGGCAGCCACACACCCAGGAGGGGCCAGCTTCACCCCCACCTGCCAGGGCACTGGCAGCTGCCAGCCTTGATTCCTTCTAGACTCAGAGGCCAGCCGTGCTCTCTCCCAGACACTGGATTCCAGGATCAGAACGACAGGATTAAAATCCCAATCCCGACAACTTACTTAGTGTGCTCCCGGACACTAAGGCGGCTGAGGCTGTCAGTTTTTTGTCTGGAAGAAGGAGATGCTAAGTCGGACTTCGCGGTGAGACGCGCCCAGGGAAGGCAGGTGCTGTGCCCGGCGTGGCCAGCAAGAGTCGCG AGGGACGAGCCCAGTGCCCCGGAGAGAGGACCCTCTCCCGTCCCCGCCGAGCCAGGAGGGGCTGGCCCAGCCTCCCGCACTGCTCGTCGCCCGCTGAAGACGGCTGTGGAATCTGGGGCGAGCTGGGGCCCCGGTCGCCAGGTGGCAGGGGAAGTGAAGGCCTGGCCTACAAGATGGCCCGagcccaccccgccccacctGACCGGTATTCACACGCCAGGCACCTGCAGCCCGTGCCTCAGCTCAGGGGAGGCACAGCCCCCGAGCGCCCCACGTCCACCCTCCTAG